In Streptomyces sp. NBC_00704, a genomic segment contains:
- a CDS encoding glycoside hydrolase family 30 beta sandwich domain-containing protein: MTYRRNESVNEDQRPPSRRTVLATMGALPVLTAATSVAGTSTASATAASATAAGPATAAATVVVDAAARRQTIRGFGGMSHSAWIGDLTAAQRDTAFGVGDGRLGLSLLRIPVPEDRSAWSRDLATAKRAVELGATVIASPWNPPSSMVETFVRGSQTNARRLRYSMYGAYAQHLNDFTAFLRGNGVNLYGISVQNEPDFAQDWTWWTPAEMVRFLRENAGSISTRVIAPESFQYLKNMSDPILNDPVALANVDVIGAHLYGTPFGNFPYPLFKQKGAGKELWMTEVYYPNSTDSADLWPQALDVGEHMHRAMVDAEFQAYIWWYIRRSYGPLREDGRISKRGACMAHFARFVRPGSVRVEATAKPASDVYVSAYRNGNATVVVAVNKGASAVSQPFTLANAGAAGVSSWLTDASRSVASQGARSIANNTFTATLPARSMTTFVTN, translated from the coding sequence ATGACGTACCGTCGGAACGAGTCCGTGAACGAGGATCAGCGACCGCCGAGCCGCAGAACCGTCCTGGCGACGATGGGAGCCCTGCCGGTCCTCACGGCGGCGACATCCGTAGCCGGGACGTCGACCGCCTCCGCCACGGCGGCCTCCGCGACGGCGGCCGGTCCGGCGACGGCCGCCGCCACCGTGGTCGTCGACGCGGCGGCGCGGCGGCAGACGATCCGGGGTTTCGGCGGCATGAGCCACTCGGCCTGGATCGGCGATCTCACGGCGGCCCAGCGGGACACGGCGTTCGGCGTGGGCGACGGCCGTCTCGGGTTGTCGCTGCTGAGGATCCCCGTCCCCGAGGACCGGTCCGCCTGGAGCCGGGACCTCGCGACGGCGAAACGCGCCGTCGAACTCGGCGCGACGGTCATCGCGTCACCGTGGAACCCGCCCTCGTCGATGGTCGAGACGTTCGTCCGCGGCAGCCAGACCAACGCGCGCCGGCTGCGGTACTCCATGTACGGCGCCTACGCCCAGCACCTCAACGATTTCACCGCGTTCCTGCGCGGCAACGGCGTCAATCTGTACGGCATTTCGGTGCAGAACGAGCCCGACTTCGCACAGGACTGGACATGGTGGACCCCCGCGGAGATGGTCCGGTTCCTGCGTGAGAACGCCGGCTCGATCAGCACCAGGGTCATCGCGCCCGAGTCCTTCCAGTACCTGAAGAACATGTCGGACCCGATCCTCAACGACCCGGTGGCCCTCGCCAACGTGGACGTCATCGGCGCCCACCTCTACGGCACCCCGTTCGGGAACTTCCCCTACCCGCTCTTCAAGCAGAAGGGTGCGGGCAAGGAACTCTGGATGACCGAGGTGTACTACCCGAACAGCACGGATTCGGCCGACCTGTGGCCGCAGGCGCTCGACGTGGGGGAGCACATGCACCGCGCGATGGTGGACGCCGAGTTCCAGGCGTACATCTGGTGGTACATCCGGCGCAGTTACGGTCCGCTGCGCGAGGACGGCCGTATCAGCAAGCGCGGCGCCTGCATGGCCCATTTCGCCAGGTTCGTCCGACCGGGATCCGTCCGCGTCGAGGCGACGGCGAAGCCGGCGTCGGACGTCTATGTGTCGGCGTACCGGAACGGCAACGCGACGGTCGTGGTCGCCGTCAACAAGGGCGCCTCCGCGGTGAGTCAGCCGTTCACCCTGGCGAACGCCGGTGCCGCCGGCGTGTCCTCGTGGCTCACCGACGCGAGCAGGAGCGTCGCCTCACAGGGCGCCAGAAGCATCGCGAACAACACGTTCACCGCAACCCTCCCCGCGCGCAGCATGACGACGTTCGTGACCAACTGA
- a CDS encoding class I SAM-dependent methyltransferase — protein MPEAYERHLVPALFRPFAADLAARAAVLRPRTVLELAAGTGALTSALLTAVPTASVVASDLNEAMVAAGSAREPRAAWRQADAQRLPFADGSFDLVVCQFGVMFFPDRPAAYGEVRRVLAPQGRFLFNSWGPLAAHGFGAAFQDALEQAVPGAAPAFLRDVPHGYTDRAQVASDLAAAGLDLAAVEDVTLCGVGESAASVATGFLTGTPVSAALEAHQDAPAVRSAVVRSMTESLGPGAVTAAMTATVYTAQHRT, from the coding sequence ATGCCCGAGGCGTACGAGCGCCACCTCGTGCCGGCTCTCTTCCGCCCCTTCGCCGCCGACCTGGCCGCCAGGGCGGCGGTCCTGCGGCCCAGAACGGTCCTGGAGCTCGCCGCGGGTACCGGAGCGCTGACCTCCGCCCTGCTCACCGCGGTACCGACGGCATCGGTCGTCGCCAGTGACCTCAACGAAGCGATGGTCGCCGCCGGCTCGGCACGCGAGCCGCGCGCCGCGTGGCGGCAGGCGGACGCGCAGAGGCTGCCGTTCGCGGACGGAAGCTTCGATCTCGTGGTGTGCCAGTTCGGGGTGATGTTCTTCCCCGACCGGCCCGCGGCCTACGGCGAAGTGCGCAGGGTTCTGGCCCCGCAGGGACGCTTCCTGTTCAACAGCTGGGGCCCACTGGCCGCGCACGGGTTCGGAGCCGCCTTCCAGGACGCCCTGGAGCAGGCCGTGCCCGGTGCCGCGCCGGCGTTCCTCAGGGACGTGCCGCACGGATACACGGACCGGGCACAGGTCGCCTCCGATCTCGCGGCCGCGGGGCTGGACCTGGCCGCCGTCGAGGACGTCACCCTCTGCGGCGTCGGGGAGTCGGCCGCCTCCGTCGCCACCGGATTCCTCACCGGCACACCGGTCAGCGCCGCCCTGGAGGCGCACCAGGACGCACCGGCCGTCAGGTCTGCCGTCGTCCGGAGCATGACGGAGAGCCTGGGACCCGGCGCCGTGACGGCGGCGATGACCGCGACCGTCTACACGGCACAGCACCGGACGTGA
- a CDS encoding DUF3253 domain-containing protein yields MGGSERQTGRRLERAILELLERRGPAKTICPSDAARAVYEGDDDGWRDLMEPARLAARRLVTAGEVEITRAGRPVEPDAVRGPIRIRRAR; encoded by the coding sequence GTGGGCGGAAGCGAACGGCAGACCGGCCGGCGTCTGGAGCGAGCGATCCTCGAACTGCTCGAACGTCGCGGTCCCGCCAAGACGATCTGTCCCTCCGACGCGGCGCGGGCGGTGTACGAGGGGGACGACGACGGCTGGCGGGACCTGATGGAACCCGCCCGCCTCGCGGCTCGCCGACTGGTCACGGCCGGCGAGGTCGAGATCACCCGGGCCGGGCGCCCGGTCGAGCCCGACGCGGTACGCGGCCCGATCAGGATCCGCCGGGCCCGCTGA
- a CDS encoding XdhC family protein, which translates to MLDLATQLGDWLAEGRGAAVATVVSVGGSAPRGPGAALAVDERGTVIGSVSGGCVEAAVYDLCAQALETGDSLLERFGYSDEDAFAVGLTCGGVLDVLVTPVTSDGPVGTLLRSALESTARGEPVALVRVVRGPAALLGAALLVHADGVREGALGGHEDLDRAAAAHGLAALDTGRTGTVELSPDGSHCPGGLTLLVEPSVPPPRMIVFGAVDFAAALVRAGKFLGYHVTVCDARPVFTTPERFPEADEVVVDWPHRYLRSTRTDPRTVVCVLTHDAKFDVPLLEVALRLPVAFVGAMGSRRTHADRQRRLRDIGLREHELARLRSPIGLDLGGRTPEETALSITAEIVAARRGGTGLPLTGSDKPIHHRHSA; encoded by the coding sequence ATGCTTGACCTCGCGACCCAGCTGGGCGACTGGCTGGCCGAGGGCCGGGGGGCCGCCGTCGCGACCGTCGTGTCGGTCGGCGGCAGCGCGCCCCGCGGCCCCGGCGCCGCCCTCGCCGTCGACGAGCGGGGAACCGTCATCGGGTCGGTGTCCGGCGGCTGCGTCGAGGCCGCCGTCTACGACCTGTGCGCGCAGGCGCTGGAGACCGGCGACAGCCTGCTCGAACGCTTCGGCTACAGCGACGAGGACGCCTTCGCCGTGGGGCTCACCTGCGGCGGGGTCCTCGACGTCCTGGTCACCCCGGTCACGTCGGACGGTCCGGTCGGCACGCTGCTGCGGTCCGCCCTGGAGAGCACGGCACGAGGCGAACCGGTGGCGCTCGTCAGGGTCGTCCGCGGTCCCGCGGCCCTGCTCGGCGCCGCGCTGCTCGTGCACGCCGACGGCGTCCGCGAGGGCGCGCTCGGCGGACACGAGGACCTCGACCGCGCCGCCGCCGCACACGGCCTGGCCGCGCTGGACACGGGCCGCACCGGCACGGTCGAGCTGTCGCCGGACGGTTCGCACTGCCCCGGCGGCCTCACCCTGCTCGTCGAGCCGAGCGTGCCGCCGCCCCGGATGATCGTGTTCGGGGCCGTCGACTTCGCGGCCGCCCTGGTCCGCGCCGGCAAGTTCCTCGGCTATCACGTCACCGTGTGCGACGCCCGGCCCGTCTTCACCACCCCGGAGCGTTTCCCCGAGGCCGACGAGGTCGTCGTCGACTGGCCGCACCGCTACCTGCGGAGCACCCGCACGGACCCGCGCACCGTGGTGTGCGTGCTCACCCACGACGCCAAGTTCGACGTCCCGCTGCTGGAGGTCGCGCTGCGGCTGCCGGTGGCGTTCGTCGGCGCCATGGGCTCCCGGCGCACCCACGCCGACCGGCAGCGGCGGCTGCGCGACATCGGGCTGCGGGAGCACGAGCTGGCGCGGCTGCGGTCGCCCATCGGGCTGGACCTCGGCGGGCGCACCCCGGAGGAGACCGCGCTGTCGATCACCGCGGAGATCGTCGCCGCCCGCCGGGGCGGCACCGGCCTGCCGCTGACCGGCTCGGACAAGCCGATCCACCACCGCCACTCCGCCTGA
- a CDS encoding xanthine dehydrogenase family protein molybdopterin-binding subunit — MTAEAPLAPARAVGTGHVRVEGRDKVTGAARYAGEVPFDGLAHGWLASSTVARGRIRDIEADAVLAMPGVLCVLDHRNAPPLKTDYVGMLGTGPDPTCAVFQNDRVPHLGWPVALVVAETSEQAREAAESLVVHYEQDPHDVAFTEDHPGAHPSDGHMPALTDKGDLAAELAASAVVVDATYTTPEEHHHPMEPHAATARWEGDRLEVVDSNQGATWVVSELSNLFGLDPAAVRVRSEHVGGGFGSKGVRAHQVAAVMASKVTGRPVRVVMTRRQMFTLAGHRSPTIQRVRLGADADGRLRALDHRSLSRTSTVFEFVEASAGVARVMYDAAAHRTENRVVPLDVPTPTWMRAPGEAPGSFALEAALDELAHACGVDPVELRLRNDPELGPVSGLPFAGRNLRACFEEGARRFGWDRRDPRPGVRREGRWLLGTGTAAASFGAGAAPSTAAITAEPDGRFTVRISAADIGTGARTALTLVAADALDVPVERVHVRLGDSAFGPAMIAGGSMGTRSWAWAVMAAAGELRERLVPGAVIPAEGVTARSDTTAAIAALAQKERHSFGAQFAEVAVDTGTGEVRVRRMLGVFAAGRIVNPLTARGQLTGGMIWGISMALHEEAARDAASGGPVGADLAGYHVATHADVPRVEAHWVADDDPEDPVGIKGIGEIGVVGAAAAVANAVWHATGVRHRSLPIRPDRVLAGGPDA, encoded by the coding sequence CGAGGCCCCCCTCGCCCCCGCCCGCGCCGTCGGCACCGGTCACGTCCGCGTCGAAGGCCGGGACAAGGTCACCGGCGCGGCCCGCTACGCGGGCGAGGTGCCCTTCGACGGACTGGCCCACGGCTGGCTGGCGTCGTCCACCGTGGCGCGCGGCCGGATCCGTGACATCGAGGCGGACGCCGTCCTCGCGATGCCCGGCGTCCTGTGCGTGCTTGACCATCGCAACGCCCCGCCGCTGAAGACCGACTACGTGGGCATGCTGGGCACCGGCCCGGACCCGACGTGCGCGGTCTTCCAGAACGACCGGGTGCCCCATCTCGGCTGGCCGGTGGCGCTGGTGGTCGCCGAGACGTCCGAACAGGCCCGCGAGGCCGCCGAGTCGCTGGTCGTCCACTACGAACAGGACCCGCACGACGTCGCGTTCACCGAGGACCACCCCGGCGCCCACCCGTCGGACGGCCATATGCCCGCCCTGACGGACAAGGGCGACCTCGCGGCCGAACTCGCCGCGTCCGCCGTCGTCGTGGACGCCACGTACACCACTCCGGAGGAACACCACCACCCCATGGAGCCCCATGCGGCCACCGCCCGCTGGGAGGGCGACCGGCTGGAGGTGGTCGACTCCAACCAGGGCGCCACCTGGGTCGTCTCGGAACTCTCGAACCTCTTCGGGCTCGATCCCGCGGCGGTGCGGGTGCGTTCGGAGCACGTCGGGGGCGGTTTCGGCAGCAAGGGCGTGCGCGCCCACCAGGTGGCCGCCGTGATGGCGTCCAAGGTCACCGGGCGACCGGTCCGCGTGGTGATGACGCGCCGTCAGATGTTCACGCTGGCCGGGCACCGCAGCCCCACCATCCAGCGGGTCAGGCTCGGCGCGGACGCCGACGGACGGCTGCGCGCCCTGGACCACCGCTCGCTCAGCCGCACCTCCACCGTGTTCGAGTTCGTCGAGGCGAGCGCCGGCGTGGCCCGGGTGATGTACGACGCCGCCGCGCACCGCACGGAGAACCGGGTCGTGCCCCTCGACGTGCCCACCCCCACCTGGATGCGCGCGCCGGGCGAGGCGCCGGGCTCCTTCGCGCTGGAGGCCGCGCTCGACGAACTCGCCCACGCGTGCGGTGTCGACCCGGTCGAGCTGCGGCTGCGCAACGATCCGGAGCTCGGTCCGGTCTCCGGCCTGCCCTTCGCCGGACGCAATCTGCGCGCCTGCTTCGAGGAGGGCGCCCGCCGCTTCGGCTGGGACCGGCGCGACCCGCGGCCCGGAGTGCGGCGCGAGGGACGCTGGCTCCTCGGCACCGGCACCGCGGCGGCCTCCTTCGGCGCGGGCGCCGCGCCGTCCACCGCCGCGATCACCGCCGAGCCGGACGGCCGCTTCACCGTGCGGATCTCGGCGGCCGACATCGGCACCGGGGCACGGACCGCCCTCACGCTGGTGGCCGCGGACGCCCTGGACGTCCCGGTGGAACGCGTGCACGTGCGCCTGGGAGACAGCGCGTTCGGGCCCGCGATGATCGCGGGCGGCTCCATGGGCACCCGGTCGTGGGCGTGGGCCGTCATGGCCGCCGCGGGCGAACTGCGTGAGCGGCTCGTGCCGGGCGCCGTGATCCCGGCCGAGGGCGTCACCGCACGCTCCGACACCACCGCGGCGATCGCCGCACTCGCCCAGAAGGAACGGCACTCCTTCGGCGCGCAGTTCGCCGAGGTCGCCGTCGACACCGGCACCGGCGAGGTCCGGGTACGGCGCATGCTCGGCGTGTTCGCGGCGGGGCGCATCGTCAACCCCCTCACGGCGCGCGGCCAGTTGACCGGCGGGATGATCTGGGGCATCTCCATGGCCCTGCACGAGGAGGCCGCCCGCGACGCGGCCTCCGGCGGGCCCGTCGGAGCGGATCTCGCCGGCTACCACGTGGCCACGCACGCCGACGTTCCGCGCGTCGAGGCGCACTGGGTGGCGGACGACGACCCGGAGGACCCCGTCGGCATCAAGGGGATCGGCGAGATCGGCGTCGTCGGCGCGGCGGCCGCCGTCGCGAACGCCGTGTGGCACGCGACCGGTGTCCGCCACCGCAGTCTGCCCATCCGACCCGACCGCGTCCTGGCGGGCGGTCCGGATGCTTGA